One Rhizobium sp. NRK18 genomic window carries:
- the glmM gene encoding phosphoglucosamine mutase, producing the protein MARRYFGTDGIRGQSNVFPMTPEVAMRVGIAVGTIFRNGNHRHRVVIGKDTRLSGYMLENALVAGFTAAGLDAFILGPIPTPAVAMLTRSLRADIGVMISASHNPYQDNGIKLFGPDGYKLSDEIEARIEDLLDKDLSGQLSDSDHIGRAKRVDGVQDRYVEFVKRTLPREVTLTGLRVAIDCANGAAYKVAPQALWELGADVVSIGNEPNGVNINLACGSTHPETLQKKVHEVRADIGIALDGDADRVIIVDENGQIVDGDQLMAVIGETWAADQMLKGGGIVATVMSNLGLERFLKSKKLDLARTKVGDRYVVEHMRQHGFNVGGEQSGHIVLSDHGTTGDGLVAALQILACVKRTGKPVSEVCHRFDAVPQLLKNVRTAPGMKPLEDKIVLQAIADAESELAKNGRLVIRASGTEPLIRVMAEGDDRAKIERIVNDLAAVIADVRSSAA; encoded by the coding sequence ATGGCACGTCGTTATTTTGGAACGGATGGTATCCGCGGTCAGTCGAACGTGTTCCCGATGACGCCGGAAGTGGCCATGCGGGTCGGCATCGCCGTCGGAACCATCTTCCGCAACGGCAATCATCGTCACCGGGTCGTCATCGGCAAGGATACGCGCCTGTCCGGATACATGCTGGAGAACGCGCTGGTGGCGGGCTTCACGGCTGCCGGTCTGGATGCCTTCATTCTCGGTCCGATCCCGACGCCGGCCGTTGCCATGCTGACCCGGTCGCTTCGAGCCGACATCGGCGTGATGATCTCCGCGTCGCACAATCCCTACCAGGACAACGGCATCAAGCTTTTCGGCCCCGACGGCTACAAGCTGTCCGACGAGATCGAGGCACGCATCGAGGACCTGCTCGACAAGGATCTGAGCGGCCAGCTTTCGGACAGCGACCATATCGGCCGCGCGAAGCGCGTCGACGGTGTGCAGGACCGCTACGTGGAATTCGTCAAGCGGACGCTGCCGCGTGAGGTGACGCTGACCGGTCTTCGGGTCGCCATCGATTGCGCCAACGGCGCCGCCTACAAGGTCGCCCCGCAGGCGCTCTGGGAATTGGGCGCCGACGTGGTGTCGATCGGCAACGAGCCGAATGGCGTGAACATCAATCTCGCCTGTGGGTCCACGCATCCCGAAACGTTGCAGAAGAAGGTGCACGAAGTGCGTGCCGATATCGGCATCGCGCTCGACGGTGACGCCGACCGGGTGATCATCGTTGATGAGAATGGCCAGATCGTCGACGGCGACCAGTTGATGGCGGTGATCGGCGAAACCTGGGCGGCCGACCAGATGCTCAAAGGCGGCGGTATCGTCGCAACCGTCATGTCGAACCTCGGCCTGGAGCGCTTCCTGAAGTCGAAGAAGCTCGACCTCGCGCGCACCAAAGTCGGCGACCGCTATGTGGTCGAACACATGCGCCAGCACGGCTTCAATGTCGGCGGCGAGCAGTCCGGCCATATCGTTCTTTCCGATCACGGCACGACCGGCGACGGTCTTGTCGCGGCGCTGCAGATCCTCGCCTGCGTCAAGCGGACCGGCAAGCCGGTGAGCGAGGTCTGCCATCGTTTCGACGCGGTGCCGCAGCTTCTGAAGAACGTCCGCACCGCTCCCGGAATGAAGCCGCTGGAAGACAAGATCGTCTTGCAGGCGATTGCCGATGCGGAAAGCGAGCTTGCCAAGAACGGCCGTCTGGTCATTCGTGCCTCCGGCACCGAACCGCTGATCCGCGTGATGGCGGAGGGCGACGACCGCGCCAAGATCGAGCGGATCGTCAACGATCTTGCTGCAGTGATCGCCGACGTCCGCAGCAGCGCTGCATAG